One window from the genome of Camelus bactrianus isolate YW-2024 breed Bactrian camel chromosome 4, ASM4877302v1, whole genome shotgun sequence encodes:
- the LOC105069947 gene encoding large proline-rich protein BAG6-like, whose translation MEGPDSLEVLVKTLDSQTRTFIVGAQMNVKEFKKHIAASVSIPSEKQRLIYQARVLQDDKTLQEYNVGGKVIHLVERAPPQLWLPFLASSGTGSTSATYGGGPPPGTCGPRASVRDRNANSYVMGGTFNLPSDDGSAVDVPTNMEQAPIQSEPQVQPEMAQHMIGDIETFLPWSECPGGSQAQHSLLPPQTPAVAPGPVALSSQTAEPAKCEVRPLEAVEAAEVEKRAAAQSRELTPSRPGPAGPTPAPETNPPNRHVKVLPEL comes from the exons ATGGAGGGGCCTGACAGCCTGGAGGTGCTGGTGAAGACCCTGGACTCACAGACCCGGACCTTTATTGTGGGGGCCCAGATGAATGTAAAGGAGTTTAAGAAGCACATTGCTGCGTCTGTCAGCATCCCCTCCGAGAAACAACGACTTATCTACCAGGCTCGAGTTCTGCAGGATGATAAGACGCTCCAGGAATACAATGTTGGGGGAAAGGTTATCCACCTGGTGGAACGGGCTCCTCCTCAGCTTTGGCTCCCTTTTCTGGCATCTTCTGGGACAGGGTCTACCTCAGCCACCTATGGTGGGGGACCCCCGCCTGGTACTTGTGGGCCTAGGGCCTCTGTTCGTGACCGGAATGCCAACAGCTATGTCATGGGCGGAACCTTCAATCTTCCTAGTGATGACGGCTCTGCTGTAGATGTTCCCACCAACATGGAACAGGCCCCGATTCAGAGTGAGCCCCAAGTCCAGCCAGAGATGGCTCAGCACATGATCGGGGATATAGAGACCTTCCTACCCTGGAGCGAGTGCCCAGGTGGGTCCCAAGCGCAGCACAGTCTGCTGCCCCCTCAGACACCAGCTGTGGCCCCGGGGCCAGTAGCCTTGAGCTCTCAAACAGCAGAGCCGGCCAAATGTGAAGTGCGCCCTCTGGAGGCCGTGGAGGCTGCGGAAGTGGAGAAGCGTGCCGCCGCCCAGAGCCGGGAGCTCACCCCTTCCCGCCCAGGCCCAGCGGGCCCAACACCAGCCCCAGAGACAAATCCACCCAA CCGTCATGTCAAGGTGCTTCCGGAGCTGTAG